Proteins from a single region of Gemmatimonadaceae bacterium:
- a CDS encoding SusC/RagA family TonB-linked outer membrane protein, translating to MSRRWFALLAGLALASPEARAQGRQITGSVVEEGSNAPIASAQIQVRGTTTGGLSREDGTFSLRVPDGAVTLVARRLGYPPVEAHVAAGETTVRIVMRRDALKLDQVVITGQATGISRRNLPTSIASVSAEQVSRVSAQSVDQAFQGKIAGAQISTSTGAPGGGNRVRIRGISSILGSAQPLYVVDGVITSDVSIGSGTNRVTRAAGSAISSASQENPVNRIADINPNDIESIDVLKGSAASAIYGSKASGGVIIITTKRGQAGRPQFSLRTGAGTASLAYRNGSRRFKTLQDALGVWPNATPYYDPNRVIDYEDLAYGERPFNKEGTLSVSGGSQDTRYFVSGNARDEGGIVKNTFAQKYGLRVNLDQRLSDRMELQVGTEVLRTLSDRGLFGNDNAGNSIAYTLTKIPSFLDLRQRPDGTWPVNPFYNSNPLHTIALFKNEEGVWRNISNARLTWDVWANNKQSLRFVGYGGADVFQQHNEVYSPPELQYEPLDGLPGTTVVSDGSNTQANMNLNVVHEWRPISGWTATSQLGTQYERRKFASNRGAGLGLLGGLEVVTAGTQREVDEARALTEDFGVFGQTEWLYNDRLLLTVGARADRSSNNGDPGKFFIFPKASASYRMPGLAPGRVDELKLRVAYGETGNQPLYGQKFTALNLSNIAGQGAFRIGANRAAPDLRPERQRELEVGFDATLFGNRGTLDFTAFQRDISDLLITRTLPPTSGYASEISNGAEMRVRGLESSVSLFPIQRPGLTWTSRFNLGLNRSTITHLPVPAFLLSTFQVGAVKIEQGKSATQLYGNDTLPEPGRKLYPNGVLMGDGNPDWTGGWSNEFRIGRFTAFALLDRQQGGMLANGTWRHYDLGQNSRDYDDVMASGRKVGEFRRTTYLSVTSIYYQDASYTKLREVTLGYDVPNSLVQSLTSRVTNARLQLSGRNLYWWTQFRGGDPEAENFGAGNVPGSVQRNRELAAYPASRTFWLNLSLEF from the coding sequence ATGTCACGTCGATGGTTCGCCCTGCTCGCCGGACTCGCGCTCGCGAGCCCCGAGGCCAGGGCGCAGGGGCGACAGATCACCGGATCCGTCGTCGAGGAAGGCAGCAACGCGCCGATTGCATCGGCGCAAATCCAGGTGCGCGGCACGACGACCGGCGGGCTCTCCCGGGAAGACGGCACGTTCAGTCTGCGCGTGCCGGATGGCGCGGTGACGCTCGTCGCGCGTCGGCTGGGGTATCCGCCCGTCGAGGCGCACGTGGCCGCGGGTGAGACCACGGTCCGGATCGTGATGCGGCGTGACGCGCTCAAGCTCGACCAGGTGGTGATCACGGGGCAGGCGACGGGCATCTCGCGCCGCAACCTCCCCACCTCGATCGCCAGCGTGAGCGCCGAGCAGGTCTCGCGCGTCTCGGCGCAGTCGGTGGACCAGGCATTTCAGGGAAAGATCGCCGGTGCACAGATCTCCACGAGCACCGGGGCGCCGGGCGGTGGCAATCGCGTGCGCATTCGCGGCATTTCCTCGATCCTGGGCAGCGCGCAGCCGCTGTACGTGGTGGATGGCGTCATCACCAGCGACGTGTCGATCGGCAGTGGCACGAACCGCGTGACTCGCGCGGCGGGCAGCGCCATTTCATCGGCGAGCCAGGAGAACCCGGTGAACCGGATCGCCGACATCAATCCCAACGACATCGAGTCGATCGACGTGCTGAAGGGCTCGGCCGCGTCGGCCATCTACGGTTCCAAGGCGTCGGGCGGCGTGATCATCATCACGACCAAGCGCGGCCAGGCCGGTCGGCCGCAGTTCAGCCTGCGCACGGGCGCCGGCACGGCGTCGTTGGCATATCGCAACGGTTCGCGGCGCTTCAAGACGCTGCAGGACGCCCTGGGGGTGTGGCCGAACGCCACGCCATACTACGACCCCAACCGCGTCATCGACTACGAAGACCTTGCCTACGGCGAGCGTCCGTTCAACAAGGAAGGCACACTCAGCGTGAGCGGTGGCTCGCAGGACACGCGCTACTTCGTGTCCGGCAACGCGCGGGATGAAGGCGGCATCGTGAAGAACACGTTCGCCCAGAAGTATGGCCTTCGCGTGAACCTCGACCAGCGGCTCTCCGATCGCATGGAGCTGCAGGTGGGCACGGAAGTGCTTCGGACGCTGAGCGACCGCGGACTCTTCGGCAACGACAACGCCGGCAACTCGATCGCCTACACGCTCACCAAGATCCCGAGCTTCCTCGACCTGCGGCAGCGGCCCGATGGCACCTGGCCGGTGAACCCGTTCTACAACTCCAATCCCCTGCACACGATTGCCCTGTTCAAGAACGAAGAAGGCGTGTGGCGCAACATCTCGAATGCGAGGCTCACGTGGGACGTGTGGGCCAACAACAAGCAGTCGCTGCGCTTCGTTGGCTACGGCGGAGCGGACGTGTTCCAGCAGCACAACGAGGTGTATTCGCCGCCTGAACTGCAGTACGAGCCGCTCGACGGACTGCCCGGCACGACGGTGGTATCGGACGGCAGCAACACGCAGGCGAACATGAACCTCAACGTGGTACACGAATGGCGGCCGATCTCGGGCTGGACGGCGACGAGCCAGTTGGGCACCCAATACGAGCGACGCAAGTTTGCCTCGAACCGCGGCGCGGGACTCGGACTGCTCGGTGGGCTCGAGGTGGTGACCGCGGGCACGCAGCGCGAGGTGGACGAAGCCCGTGCTCTCACCGAGGACTTCGGGGTCTTTGGACAGACGGAGTGGCTGTACAACGACCGGCTGCTGCTCACCGTCGGCGCGCGCGCCGATCGCAGCTCCAACAACGGCGACCCGGGCAAGTTCTTCATCTTCCCCAAGGCCTCCGCGTCGTATCGTATGCCCGGCCTCGCTCCCGGTCGCGTGGATGAACTCAAGCTGCGTGTGGCCTACGGCGAGACCGGCAACCAGCCGCTGTATGGCCAGAAGTTCACGGCACTCAACCTGTCGAACATCGCGGGGCAGGGCGCGTTCAGGATCGGCGCCAATCGCGCCGCGCCCGACCTCCGTCCGGAGCGTCAGCGCGAGCTGGAGGTCGGCTTTGACGCCACGCTCTTCGGCAACCGCGGCACGCTCGACTTCACGGCGTTCCAGCGTGACATCTCCGACCTGCTCATCACGCGCACGTTGCCGCCGACGAGCGGCTACGCCTCGGAGATCTCGAACGGCGCCGAGATGCGCGTGCGCGGCCTGGAGAGCTCGGTGTCCCTCTTCCCGATCCAGCGCCCCGGGCTGACGTGGACGTCACGCTTCAACCTCGGGCTCAACCGCAGCACCATCACACACCTGCCGGTGCCGGCGTTCCTGCTCAGCACGTTCCAGGTGGGCGCGGTGAAGATCGAACAGGGCAAGTCCGCGACGCAGCTCTATGGCAACGACACGCTCCCGGAGCCCGGTCGCAAGCTCTACCCCAACGGCGTGCTGATGGGCGACGGCAATCCCGACTGGACCGGTGGATGGTCCAACGAGTTCAGGATCGGGCGCTTCACCGCGTTCGCGCTGCTCGATCGTCAGCAGGGCGGCATGCTCGCCAACGGCACCTGGCGCCACTACGACCTCGGCCAGAACAGCCGCGACTACGACGACGTGATGGCCTCCGGTCGCAAAGTTGGCGAGTTCCGGCGCACGACGTACCTCTCGGTGACCAGCATCTACTACCAGGATGCGTCCTACACCAAACTGCGCGAGGTGACGCTCGGCTACGACGTCCCCAACAGCCTGGTGCAGTCCCTGACGTCGCGAGTGACCAACGCGCGGTTGCAGCTCAGCGGCCGCAATCTGTACTGGTGGACGCAGTTCCGCGGTGGCGACCCCGAGGCGGAGAACTTTGGCGCCGGCAACGTGCCCGGTTCCGTCCAGCGCAACCGCGAACTGGCCGCGTACCCGGCCAGCCGCACGTTCTGGCTCAACCTCAGCCTGGAGTTCTGA
- a CDS encoding TolC family protein, whose amino-acid sequence MRSVHHVTLAVLAALAVVLPRCVPAQGGPIDLAEALRRADEAGFANRRARAAVATQRAATIAALRGVLPTMRIEAGIARTTDPIGAFGTLLRQRAITQQDFEPTRLNYPSAVTNHLGGLVFEQPLFNADAWVGRRAAAQAHDAASATAAWTLTGQRVEVIRAYYGAVLAAEKLATLGVALQAAREHLRFAETLARNGVVTSADAMLAGVKAGDIETQLVAAKGELAIARLAFATVLGTPDDETLTLPSRLPAADALRRFAQRSDTSMIAGRQDVRAANAGANAAAMDVRRARSLYVPRLNGFARYDWNSALRPFDGQKNWTVGVMASWTPFAGASEIGDRLASEGRLREAEAMRDGAVAESALDLARAESRWSVNLARLDIVERMVRQSTDAQRIVARRYEGGLGTIAELLDAQAAATQAQLTLVAARFDVIIATAERLRARGLDPATLRVLDDLAPDADAR is encoded by the coding sequence ATGCGCTCGGTCCACCACGTCACGCTCGCAGTCCTCGCCGCCCTGGCGGTCGTTCTCCCCCGGTGCGTACCCGCACAGGGAGGACCCATCGACCTCGCAGAGGCCTTGCGTCGCGCGGACGAGGCAGGATTCGCAAACCGCCGGGCACGCGCCGCCGTGGCGACGCAGCGCGCGGCCACGATCGCGGCGCTCCGCGGCGTGCTCCCAACCATGCGTATCGAGGCAGGCATTGCCCGCACGACCGACCCGATCGGCGCCTTCGGTACCCTGCTGCGGCAGCGTGCAATCACCCAGCAGGACTTCGAGCCCACACGGCTCAACTACCCGTCGGCGGTCACGAACCACCTCGGTGGCCTCGTGTTCGAACAACCGCTCTTCAACGCCGATGCCTGGGTCGGACGACGCGCGGCAGCGCAGGCTCATGACGCAGCCAGCGCCACCGCCGCGTGGACGCTGACCGGTCAACGCGTTGAGGTGATCAGAGCCTACTACGGGGCGGTGCTCGCCGCCGAGAAACTGGCCACGCTTGGCGTTGCGCTGCAGGCGGCTCGCGAGCACCTCCGCTTCGCCGAGACCCTGGCGAGGAATGGCGTGGTTACCAGCGCGGACGCCATGCTGGCCGGTGTCAAGGCCGGAGACATCGAGACGCAGCTCGTCGCAGCGAAGGGTGAGCTGGCCATCGCGCGGCTGGCCTTCGCGACCGTGCTCGGCACGCCTGACGACGAAACGCTCACGCTGCCTTCCCGGCTTCCAGCCGCTGATGCGCTGCGTCGCTTCGCCCAGCGTTCGGATACGTCGATGATTGCGGGCCGTCAGGATGTGCGCGCAGCGAACGCCGGCGCCAACGCGGCAGCGATGGACGTTCGCCGTGCACGGAGCCTCTACGTCCCGCGACTCAACGGCTTTGCACGATACGACTGGAACTCGGCGCTCCGGCCATTCGATGGCCAGAAGAACTGGACCGTGGGCGTGATGGCGTCCTGGACGCCGTTCGCGGGAGCGTCGGAGATCGGCGATCGCCTGGCGAGTGAAGGGCGACTCCGTGAGGCGGAGGCCATGCGTGACGGCGCCGTTGCCGAGAGCGCGCTCGACCTCGCGCGCGCTGAGTCCCGATGGAGTGTGAACCTGGCCCGCCTCGACATCGTCGAGCGCATGGTCCGCCAGAGCACCGACGCGCAGCGAATCGTCGCACGTCGCTATGAGGGCGGGCTCGGGACCATCGCGGAACTGCTCGACGCGCAGGCCGCCGCCACGCAGGCGCAACTCACCCTCGTCGCCGCTCGATTCGACGTGATCATTGCCACGGCCGAGCGCCTCCGTGCTCGAGGCCTGGACCCGGCAACACTTCGCGTTCTCGATGATCTCGCGCCGGACGCCGACGCGCGCTGA
- a CDS encoding PQQ-binding-like beta-propeller repeat protein, whose translation MPHFPGPDVANRLSRSRTLVALTAAFLVVQAPPGDALAQAAARTVRGNVAGEWRYWGADAWSTRYSPLDQVNASNFDSLKVAWEWQGGAFGSDEYYRTTPIYANGRLFTVATTRRVTVALDPSNGESLWMYRLDEGIRWQKAPRQFAGRGLAYWTDGGPNERIITVTPGYHMVSLDAKTGRPDPRFGRNGVVDLMDGLGLPLVPLAVDDTGSLIISDAAPYRKAKPGERWNPVTRTGADGTVGIDPSYGQIANSSPAILVGDVIVVGNSSIHGYYPIRTKNIPGYIRGFDVRTGRQLWRFNLVPQPGEFGADSWKNGSKVGTEGVGKNDAWATYSADPELGLVYIPVGMPLMDEYGGHRPGFNLFGNSIVAIDARTGLRKWHFQMVHHDIWDYDTPMAPNLLDITVNGQRRKVVAQTTKQGWIYTFDRATGEPIWPMPETPVLQSDVPGEQTAATQPIPSKPEPYSQQGLLEEDLIDYTPAIKDSALKIAKRCRMGPYYIPGGSTDSPTWKCGWYSPGASGGVNIDGGAAVDPETGMMYVAALTGLSAIALQKDPCSEFRYSSPRDNCGLAGALPPPDGYRAPASRGGGFEGRGGVPTNIGGVSILKPKQEGGITAYNMNTGDKAWWIPNGGHPKITSNSPLFAGVTLPPGASRGQAQIITTKTLVIYGQGRTGGPPDQAPTLFAVDKATGKQVGAVRIPAKTTAVPMTYMHQGRQYIVFATGADTKVSLVALALNRPRR comes from the coding sequence ATGCCGCATTTCCCCGGACCCGACGTCGCGAATCGCCTGTCGCGCTCCCGCACCCTCGTCGCCCTCACGGCGGCCTTCCTCGTCGTCCAGGCGCCGCCAGGCGATGCCCTGGCGCAGGCTGCCGCCCGCACGGTGCGCGGCAACGTCGCAGGCGAGTGGCGATACTGGGGCGCCGACGCCTGGAGCACGCGCTATTCGCCGCTCGACCAGGTCAACGCCTCCAACTTCGACTCGCTCAAGGTGGCCTGGGAATGGCAGGGCGGCGCCTTCGGCAGCGATGAGTACTATCGCACCACGCCGATCTACGCCAACGGCCGACTGTTCACCGTCGCGACCACCCGCCGCGTCACCGTGGCACTCGATCCGTCCAACGGCGAGAGTCTCTGGATGTACAGACTGGATGAGGGCATCCGCTGGCAGAAGGCGCCGCGCCAGTTTGCGGGGCGCGGGCTCGCCTACTGGACCGACGGCGGACCTAACGAGCGGATCATCACGGTCACGCCGGGCTACCACATGGTGTCGCTCGACGCAAAGACCGGCCGGCCCGACCCGCGCTTCGGCCGCAACGGCGTCGTGGATCTCATGGACGGCCTCGGCCTGCCGCTCGTTCCCCTCGCCGTCGACGATACCGGCTCGCTCATCATCTCTGACGCCGCGCCCTACCGAAAAGCGAAACCCGGCGAGCGCTGGAACCCCGTCACGCGCACCGGCGCCGACGGCACGGTAGGTATCGACCCGAGCTACGGCCAGATCGCCAACTCGTCGCCCGCCATCCTCGTCGGCGACGTGATTGTCGTGGGCAACTCCTCGATCCACGGCTACTACCCGATCCGCACGAAGAACATCCCCGGCTACATCCGCGGCTTTGACGTGCGGACCGGCCGGCAACTCTGGAGGTTCAACCTCGTGCCCCAACCCGGAGAGTTCGGCGCCGACAGCTGGAAGAACGGCTCGAAGGTCGGGACCGAAGGCGTGGGCAAGAACGACGCGTGGGCGACGTATTCCGCCGACCCCGAACTCGGGCTGGTCTACATCCCGGTCGGCATGCCCCTCATGGACGAATACGGCGGTCATCGGCCCGGCTTCAATCTGTTTGGCAACAGTATCGTCGCGATCGACGCGCGCACCGGGTTGCGCAAGTGGCACTTCCAGATGGTCCACCATGACATCTGGGACTACGACACGCCGATGGCGCCGAACCTCCTCGACATCACGGTGAACGGACAGCGACGCAAGGTCGTCGCGCAAACCACCAAGCAAGGTTGGATCTACACCTTCGATCGGGCGACGGGTGAACCGATCTGGCCGATGCCCGAAACACCGGTGCTGCAGAGCGACGTGCCCGGCGAGCAGACCGCGGCGACGCAACCCATCCCGTCGAAGCCGGAGCCCTACTCGCAACAGGGCCTGCTGGAAGAAGATCTCATTGACTACACGCCGGCCATCAAGGACAGCGCACTCAAGATCGCGAAGCGCTGCCGCATGGGTCCGTACTACATCCCCGGTGGATCCACCGATAGCCCAACCTGGAAATGCGGCTGGTATTCACCGGGCGCGAGCGGTGGCGTGAACATCGATGGTGGCGCCGCGGTGGACCCCGAAACGGGCATGATGTACGTGGCCGCGCTCACCGGCCTGAGCGCGATCGCGCTCCAGAAGGACCCGTGCTCCGAGTTCCGCTACAGCTCGCCCCGTGACAACTGCGGCCTCGCTGGTGCGCTCCCACCCCCCGACGGCTATCGCGCGCCGGCAAGTCGCGGCGGTGGCTTCGAGGGACGCGGCGGGGTGCCGACCAACATCGGTGGCGTGTCGATCCTCAAGCCAAAGCAGGAAGGCGGCATCACGGCCTACAACATGAACACGGGCGACAAGGCCTGGTGGATCCCCAACGGGGGGCACCCAAAGATCACCAGCAACAGCCCGCTCTTTGCCGGCGTCACGTTGCCGCCGGGTGCCAGCCGCGGCCAGGCGCAGATCATCACCACGAAGACCCTCGTGATCTACGGCCAGGGGCGCACGGGCGGACCGCCGGACCAGGCACCTACCCTCTTTGCCGTCGACAAGGCCACCGGAAAGCAGGTCGGCGCGGTGCGCATCCCCGCCAAGACGACCGCCGTGCCCATGACCTACATGCACCAGGGCCGGCAGTACATCGTTTTTGCGACCGGCGCCGACACCAAGGTGTCGCTGGTCGCGCTGGCGCTCAACCGACCGAGACGTTAG
- a CDS encoding DPP IV N-terminal domain-containing protein, with amino-acid sequence MQRTSIVPALLACALATQATRLPAQDRLKSMPGYDRFTQMSREIPNAVKSGALAVTWDADGSGFRYQRDGKSWRYAVATRSAVEAPAAAATGARRGGPERGRQFDVAWAADSSHRAFYRDRNVWLANRDGSGEVAITTDGNETARTKNGSASWVYGEELGQVTAMWWSPDGSKLAFYRFDESPVTDYVLQMAQTKVHGAVDVEAYPKAGDPNPVVELMVYDVATRRTTRIDVRDGKPFTNDVVGHYVYRVGWTPDGSELTFNRTNRRQNVMEFTACRPDTGACRVIVREEWPASWVRNSPQMRYLADGKRFLWMSERTGFANLYLYDLTGKLHGAVTRHPFEVDQLVSVDEKAGTLLYTARSGDNHMKVQLHRVRLDGRDDVRLTDPAFNHTVAVSPTGQYIVDVAQTHDIAPVTRLLDARGKVVAELATSDLTKFDQLGLRRVEMFTYKAADGVTELHGMLHRPSTFDSTRAYPVLVTVYAGPATNGARETFTTPHPFTEYGFIVLSLDSRSAAGRGKAFLDAIYQKLGTVEIDDQAAGVRSLWNRRYIDKARVGIFGTSYGGYASAMALLRHPDVFAAGSAMSAVTDWRHYDTIYTERYMWIPQENTAGYDAGSAMPYADKLKGRLMIYYGTADNNVHPNNSMQLIQALQRAGKSFEVQVGPDQGHTPLRPDRMMEFFIENLVLRAPVAQ; translated from the coding sequence ATGCAACGAACCTCGATCGTCCCCGCGCTCCTTGCCTGCGCCCTCGCCACCCAGGCGACGCGACTCCCGGCGCAGGATCGCCTGAAATCCATGCCCGGCTACGACCGGTTCACCCAGATGAGCCGCGAGATTCCGAACGCGGTGAAGTCTGGCGCGCTCGCCGTGACCTGGGACGCCGACGGCTCGGGCTTCCGCTACCAGCGCGACGGCAAGTCCTGGCGCTACGCCGTGGCGACGCGCTCGGCCGTCGAAGCGCCGGCCGCGGCCGCGACCGGCGCTCGACGCGGCGGACCGGAACGGGGCCGGCAATTCGACGTCGCGTGGGCGGCCGACAGCAGCCACCGCGCATTCTACCGCGACCGCAACGTGTGGCTCGCGAACCGCGACGGCTCGGGCGAAGTCGCGATCACGACCGATGGCAACGAAACAGCGCGCACCAAGAACGGCTCGGCGAGCTGGGTCTACGGGGAAGAACTCGGGCAGGTCACCGCGATGTGGTGGAGCCCCGACGGCAGCAAGCTCGCGTTCTATCGGTTCGACGAGTCGCCGGTGACGGACTACGTCCTCCAGATGGCGCAGACCAAGGTCCATGGCGCGGTGGACGTCGAGGCCTATCCCAAGGCCGGCGACCCCAATCCGGTCGTCGAACTCATGGTCTACGACGTGGCCACGCGCCGCACGACGCGCATCGACGTGCGCGACGGCAAGCCCTTCACCAACGACGTCGTCGGCCACTACGTGTACCGCGTCGGGTGGACCCCGGACGGCAGCGAACTCACGTTCAACCGCACCAACCGCCGACAGAACGTAATGGAGTTCACGGCGTGCCGCCCGGACACCGGCGCGTGCCGCGTGATCGTGCGCGAGGAGTGGCCGGCGTCGTGGGTGCGAAACAGCCCCCAGATGCGCTACCTCGCCGACGGCAAGCGCTTCCTGTGGATGTCGGAGCGCACCGGGTTCGCGAACCTGTACCTGTACGATCTCACGGGAAAGCTGCACGGCGCGGTCACCCGCCACCCTTTCGAGGTCGACCAGCTGGTGAGCGTCGACGAGAAGGCCGGCACGCTGCTGTACACGGCACGCAGCGGCGACAACCACATGAAGGTTCAGCTGCACCGCGTGCGCCTCGACGGCCGCGACGACGTCCGGCTCACGGATCCGGCGTTCAACCACACGGTCGCCGTCTCGCCGACCGGCCAGTACATCGTCGACGTGGCCCAGACGCATGACATCGCCCCGGTGACCCGCCTGCTGGATGCCAGGGGCAAGGTCGTGGCGGAACTGGCCACGAGTGACCTCACGAAGTTCGACCAGCTCGGTCTCCGTCGGGTCGAGATGTTCACCTACAAGGCCGCAGATGGTGTGACCGAGCTGCACGGCATGCTGCACCGGCCCTCGACGTTCGACTCCACGCGCGCGTATCCGGTGCTCGTGACCGTGTACGCCGGACCCGCCACCAACGGCGCACGCGAGACCTTCACGACGCCGCACCCGTTCACCGAATACGGCTTCATCGTGCTGTCGCTCGACTCCCGCTCGGCGGCGGGCCGCGGCAAGGCTTTCCTCGACGCGATCTACCAGAAACTCGGGACGGTGGAGATCGACGACCAGGCCGCCGGCGTACGCTCACTCTGGAATCGGCGCTACATCGACAAGGCACGTGTCGGCATCTTTGGCACGTCGTATGGCGGGTATGCTTCGGCGATGGCCCTGCTGCGTCACCCGGACGTCTTTGCGGCCGGCTCGGCCATGTCCGCCGTCACCGACTGGCGGCACTACGACACCATCTATACCGAGCGATACATGTGGATCCCGCAGGAGAACACGGCGGGGTACGACGCCGGCTCGGCCATGCCCTACGCCGACAAGCTCAAGGGCCGCCTGATGATCTACTACGGCACGGCCGATAACAACGTGCACCCAAACAATTCGATGCAGCTGATCCAGGCGCTGCAGCGCGCCGGCAAGAGCTTCGAGGTGCAGGTCGGGCCGGACCAGGGGCACACCCCCCTGCGCCCGGATCGCATGATGGAGTTCTTCATCGAGAACCTCGTGCTCCGCGCGCCGGTCGCCCAGTGA
- a CDS encoding RagB/SusD family nutrient uptake outer membrane protein, translated as MRLRFHSATRRLATIALVGTMAAMGACKEVNVPNLNSPNIDQLLAAPKASVVNTTVLGLLVGARGTIGGYASTLGVFGRESYNLDQAEARFVLAWLAQPLTPGGFGTDLGWSATYQQVLAAQTILDIVDKVPDYSAAQKEAVKGFTKTFMAMAFIDQLRVRDTFGIVLEVDPTAKNLGAFVTRDQGFDRVAQLLDEARTHLNAGGTAFPFTMHSGFTGLSTPATFLRFNRAIKARAEVYRGRWQDALTAINESFISTTSPTTATLATGAYHVFSASAGDATNGLFDPAPRALVAHPSILTDAQLRANGQPDLRTSKVTTGATLSNQGITSNLRFTIYPTNVSSIPIIKNEELILLRAEAYNGLGNRAAAIADLNIIRTVSGGLAPLADTFDGDLVTEILYNRRYSLLFEYGHRWHDMRRYGRLNQLPKALPSHLVYPLVPLPADECNQRSPLPKGCVQVNGI; from the coding sequence ATGCGACTTCGATTCCATTCCGCCACGCGGCGGCTGGCCACGATCGCACTCGTCGGGACGATGGCCGCGATGGGCGCCTGCAAGGAAGTGAATGTTCCCAATCTCAACTCGCCGAACATCGATCAGCTCCTCGCGGCACCCAAGGCGTCGGTCGTCAACACGACCGTGCTCGGGCTGCTCGTGGGCGCGCGCGGCACGATCGGCGGGTACGCGTCCACGCTCGGCGTGTTCGGGCGCGAGTCCTACAACCTCGATCAGGCGGAAGCGCGCTTCGTGCTCGCGTGGCTGGCGCAGCCGCTCACACCCGGCGGCTTCGGGACCGACCTCGGATGGTCGGCCACGTACCAGCAGGTGCTCGCCGCGCAGACCATCCTCGACATCGTCGACAAGGTGCCGGACTACTCGGCCGCGCAGAAGGAAGCGGTGAAGGGATTCACCAAGACCTTCATGGCGATGGCCTTCATCGATCAGCTGCGCGTGCGTGACACCTTCGGCATCGTGCTCGAGGTGGATCCCACAGCCAAGAACCTGGGTGCGTTCGTGACCCGGGATCAGGGCTTCGATCGGGTGGCGCAATTGCTCGATGAAGCGAGGACGCACCTGAACGCCGGCGGTACCGCGTTTCCGTTCACAATGCACTCCGGGTTCACGGGCCTCTCGACGCCGGCGACGTTCCTCCGCTTCAACCGCGCGATCAAGGCGCGCGCCGAGGTCTACCGCGGCCGGTGGCAGGACGCGCTGACGGCCATCAACGAGAGCTTCATCTCCACGACGTCGCCCACCACGGCCACGCTGGCCACGGGAGCGTATCACGTGTTCTCGGCGAGCGCGGGCGATGCAACCAACGGCCTGTTCGACCCGGCGCCGCGCGCGCTGGTGGCGCACCCGTCGATCCTGACCGATGCCCAGCTCCGGGCCAACGGGCAGCCAGACCTTCGCACGTCCAAGGTGACGACGGGCGCGACGCTCTCGAACCAGGGGATCACGTCGAACCTGCGCTTCACGATCTACCCGACGAACGTGTCCTCGATTCCGATCATCAAGAACGAGGAGCTGATCCTCCTGCGTGCCGAGGCCTACAACGGTCTCGGGAACCGCGCGGCGGCGATCGCGGACCTGAACATCATCAGGACCGTGTCCGGCGGTCTGGCGCCGCTGGCCGACACGTTCGACGGTGACCTGGTGACGGAGATCCTGTACAACCGGCGCTACTCGCTGCTGTTCGAGTACGGCCATCGCTGGCACGACATGCGCCGATACGGGCGCCTCAACCAGCTGCCCAAGGCGTTGCCGAGTCATCTCGTGTACCCGCTCGTGCCGCTCCCGGCGGACGAGTGCAACCAGCGCTCGCCGCTTCCGAAGGGCTGCGTGCAGGTCAACGGGATCTAG
- a CDS encoding TIM barrel protein has translation MNRREFARTVGATLPAWVVARSPLAVRRLTRIGLELYSVRGAMRRDPEGTLAGIRAIGYTDVELLWSFGNFGRTPAQVKASLQATGLAAPSAHIAPQILTKDWAKSLDDAKLLGHQYLIAAGLPAEARASLDVWRQWADRFNAAGAEARAAGVWLAFHNEPDHMKPIDGQVPYDLFISRLDPALVRLQLDVGNMVMGNGDPMAYLRRHRDRYWSFHLKDVVPDRSRDTGLGTGIVDLKALLAAVPDIEHKPCFVEQEGKSEDLAAARADWAWLSRLEF, from the coding sequence GTGAATCGTCGTGAGTTTGCGCGCACCGTGGGCGCGACGCTCCCCGCCTGGGTCGTGGCCCGATCGCCCCTCGCCGTCCGGCGGCTCACTCGCATCGGGCTCGAGCTCTACAGTGTGCGCGGTGCGATGCGAAGGGATCCGGAGGGCACGCTGGCCGGGATTCGCGCCATCGGGTACACCGACGTCGAGCTGCTGTGGTCGTTCGGCAACTTCGGACGCACGCCGGCGCAGGTCAAAGCTTCGCTTCAGGCCACGGGACTCGCGGCGCCCTCGGCGCACATCGCGCCGCAGATTCTCACGAAGGACTGGGCCAAGTCGCTGGACGACGCGAAGCTGCTGGGCCATCAGTACCTCATCGCCGCAGGCCTGCCGGCCGAGGCGCGGGCATCCTTGGACGTGTGGCGGCAGTGGGCGGACCGGTTCAACGCCGCAGGCGCCGAGGCACGCGCTGCCGGGGTCTGGCTCGCGTTTCACAACGAGCCTGACCACATGAAGCCGATCGATGGCCAGGTGCCCTACGACCTGTTCATCTCGCGGCTCGATCCGGCGCTCGTCAGGCTGCAGCTCGACGTCGGCAACATGGTGATGGGGAATGGCGATCCGATGGCGTATCTGCGACGTCATCGTGATCGCTACTGGAGCTTCCACCTCAAGGACGTGGTGCCGGACCGGTCGCGTGACACGGGACTCGGCACGGGGATCGTCGACCTGAAGGCGCTGCTCGCCGCGGTGCCGGACATCGAGCACAAGCCCTGCTTTGTCGAGCAGGAGGGCAAGTCCGAGGATCTCGCCGCGGCGAGGGCGGACTGGGCGTGGCTGAGTCGGCTGGAGTTCTGA